The Plasmodium brasilianum strain Bolivian I chromosome 14, whole genome shotgun sequence genome contains a region encoding:
- a CDS encoding small heat shock protein, with protein MVMSDVKKENSRKEEDRVVESSGLFDNFFESMYEQMHRIDEYQKDMSRMMNSLRGHYLNNDFSKYFPSRRSLLDYDFRNNRSTDLFLSKPKYLFREGHRSIPPMDIIDKEKEIEIKMDVPGLNKDNVQINLYNGQLEISGGCKKTEEQKDEQHRYYVKERSESSFYRSFALPENVCEDDIKATFKDGVLKIDIPKKDVIPEKKKKIEIE; from the coding sequence ATGGTAATGAGTGATGTGAAGAAGGAAAACTCACGTAAGGAAGAAGATCGAGTTGTGGAAAGTAGCGGATTATTCGATAACTTTTTTGAAAGTATGTATGAGCAAATGCATAGGATTGATGAATATCAAAAGGACATGAGTAGAATGATGAATTCTTTAAGAGGTCATTATTTGAATAATGATTTTTCGAAATATTTTCCTAGCAGGAGATCACTTTTAGACTATGATTTTAGAAATAATAGAAGTACTGACCTATTTTTATCTAAACCAAAATATCTTTTTAGAGAAGGGCACAGGAGTATACCACCCATGGATATTATAGATAAAGAGAAAGAAATTGAGATAAAAATGGATGTTCCAGGtttaaataaagataatgTGCAAATAAACTTATACAATGGTCAATTGGAAATTAGCGGTGGTTGTAAGAAAACAGAAGAACAGAAGGACGAACAACACAGATATTATGTAAAAGAGCGATCAGAGTCATCCTTTTATAGATCCTTTGCCTTACCAGAAAATGTTTGTGAGGATGATATTAAAGCTACATTTAAAGATGGCgttttaaaaattgatatTCCCAAAAAGGACGTTATtccggaaaaaaaaaaaaaaattgaaattgaATGA